A section of the Mesorhizobium loti genome encodes:
- a CDS encoding lytic murein transglycosylase, giving the protein MSVRNAAKRLTSVMTAASLSLALLMPTGPAFADAGFRQWVAGFRATAVAGGVSGAVYDQAFRDIKEPDPVVLEKARTQPEFTAPAWDYFDNRVHDQSVAVGQQMAKKWKPWLDRIEARFGVDRYILLAIWSMESNYGEILKRDDIMRNVIRSLATLGYGDPKRSKYARTQLVAALKILQTGDIDESHLMGSWAGAMGQTQFIPTSYQHYAVDMDGNGKRDIWNSIPDALATSANLLKKNGWQAGKTWGYEVSIPAGKLPGGSKTLAQWQALGVVRASGKPFKNLTDKATLKVPDGRGGPAFLMIRNFSVIKAYNNADKYALAVGLLADEIAGGNGLVQDWKRPFTKLSFEERQELQKRLSQHGLYDGKFDGKIGDGSKTAIMAYQAKVGLTQDGYPSMEVLKWLRQK; this is encoded by the coding sequence ACGGCAGCCAGCCTCTCGCTCGCCCTGCTGATGCCCACCGGTCCGGCTTTCGCCGACGCCGGTTTCCGGCAATGGGTCGCCGGCTTCCGCGCCACCGCTGTCGCGGGCGGCGTTTCCGGCGCGGTCTACGACCAGGCTTTCCGGGACATCAAGGAGCCCGATCCCGTGGTGCTGGAGAAAGCGCGCACCCAGCCTGAATTCACCGCGCCCGCCTGGGATTATTTCGACAACCGCGTCCACGACCAGTCCGTCGCCGTCGGACAGCAGATGGCGAAAAAGTGGAAGCCTTGGCTGGACAGGATCGAGGCGAGATTCGGCGTCGACCGTTACATCCTGCTCGCCATCTGGTCGATGGAATCGAACTATGGTGAGATCCTCAAACGCGACGACATCATGCGCAATGTCATTCGTTCGCTGGCGACTTTGGGGTATGGCGACCCGAAGCGGTCCAAATATGCCCGCACCCAGTTGGTCGCGGCCCTGAAGATCCTGCAGACCGGCGACATCGACGAAAGCCACCTGATGGGCTCCTGGGCCGGCGCCATGGGCCAGACCCAGTTCATCCCCACCAGCTACCAGCATTATGCCGTCGACATGGACGGCAATGGCAAGCGCGACATCTGGAATTCCATCCCCGATGCGCTGGCGACGTCAGCCAATCTGTTGAAGAAGAATGGCTGGCAGGCAGGCAAGACCTGGGGCTACGAAGTCTCGATACCGGCCGGCAAACTGCCGGGCGGCTCGAAGACGCTGGCGCAATGGCAGGCGCTCGGCGTCGTCAGGGCCAGCGGCAAGCCGTTCAAGAACCTCACCGACAAGGCGACGCTGAAGGTGCCGGACGGCCGTGGCGGCCCGGCTTTCCTGATGATCAGGAACTTCTCGGTCATCAAGGCCTACAACAACGCCGACAAATATGCCCTTGCCGTTGGCCTTCTGGCCGACGAGATCGCCGGTGGCAACGGCCTTGTCCAGGACTGGAAGCGGCCCTTCACCAAGCTCTCCTTCGAGGAAAGGCAGGAGTTGCAGAAGCGGCTTTCGCAGCACGGGCTTTACGACGGCAAGTTCGACGGCAAGATCGGTGACGGCTCGAAAACCGCCATCATGGCCTATCAGGCAAAGGTCGGCTTGACCCAGGACGGCTATCCGAGCATGGAAGTGCTCAAATGGCTCAGGCAAAAATAG